From Oceanivirga salmonicida, a single genomic window includes:
- a CDS encoding nitroreductase family protein, producing the protein MKVLEAIKNRQSVRKFKDEEVLEKDLKEIFELATKSPSAYNSQSTSIVYTKDKEKISKIAKLCGGQPQVENAKVFILIITDLYRANTTLNKKGVEMVDSSLLLNKFAVDAGIMTYLLNIAATAKGYGCTIIGGVNNDPENLAKLFDLPEHTKIAIGLTLGVPENSNMLELNTKPKLPSEVLVMEDKYNKGIQENALFDYEKELDNWFKKINVNQPMFTDVLANIFAKKEGK; encoded by the coding sequence ATGAAAGTATTAGAAGCAATAAAAAATAGGCAATCAGTGAGAAAATTTAAAGATGAAGAAGTGTTAGAAAAAGATTTAAAAGAAATTTTTGAGTTAGCTACTAAATCACCTAGTGCATATAACAGTCAATCAACTTCAATAGTGTATACAAAAGATAAAGAAAAAATTTCTAAGATTGCTAAACTTTGTGGTGGACAACCACAGGTTGAAAATGCTAAAGTATTTATACTAATAATAACAGACTTATACAGAGCCAATACAACATTAAATAAAAAAGGTGTTGAAATGGTAGATAGTAGTTTATTATTAAATAAATTTGCAGTTGATGCAGGAATAATGACATATTTATTAAATATAGCAGCAACTGCAAAAGGTTATGGTTGTACTATTATAGGTGGAGTTAATAATGACCCTGAGAATTTAGCTAAATTATTTGATTTACCAGAACATACTAAAATAGCAATAGGTTTAACTTTGGGTGTGCCTGAAAACAGCAATATGCTAGAACTTAATACAAAACCAAAATTACCAAGTGAAGTATTAGTTATGGAAGATAAATATAATAAGGGAATACAAGAAAATGCTTTGTTTGATTATGAAAAGGAGTTAGACAATTGGTTCAAAAAAATAAATGTAAACCAACCAATGTTTACTGATGTTTTAGCTAATATTTTTGCCAAGAAAGAAGGTAAATAG
- a CDS encoding M13 family metallopeptidase → MLNKELIKKDFYEAVNGEWLKTAKIPEDRPTVGGFNDLVIKTEEMLIKEFNEMDTKNLDDKMMVEFIKFYNMTKDMDKREKEGVKGLKPYVEKLKALKDFSDFSGIINEWKLKGFSLPFNISVESDMMEATKHALYLDIPSIILPDKTYYEDTHPKKAVLLEKYKEMLLKILDLYGMESEYAKNIIKDTFEFDKLIYPNTKTSVELADYTKIYNPKDLGEVEKYTDKISFTKIFNDLFGFEPKKVIVTQPNFFEKYSEIMKDENFGLMKSWLIVKLILGNTSILTDEMRIEGGAYSRFLTGVEKAKNIEKYSYYFATGIYDDVISIYYGNKYFGEKAKKDVHDMVVSMLEVYKNRLAKNDWLNEKTSKNAIKKLSTFEILVGYPDKYDEVYKELIVDESKTFFENVIKFSEILNKNHFADLAKPVDRTKWHMPSNMVNAYYSPTGNLICFPAAILQAPFYSLSQTKSENYGGIGAVIGHEISHAFDNNGAKFDEKGNLNDWWTKEDFEIFDNKAKAMIDQFDGIPFGNSKVNGELTVAENIADAGGLSCSLEALKNTGEVNLEEFFINFAKIWCMKAKEEYTDLLLSVDVHAPAKLRANIQPRNLKEFYEAFDIKEEDEMYLSPEKRVNIW, encoded by the coding sequence ATGTTGAATAAAGAGTTAATAAAAAAAGATTTTTATGAAGCAGTAAATGGGGAATGGCTAAAAACTGCTAAGATACCAGAAGATAGACCAACAGTTGGCGGTTTTAATGATTTGGTAATAAAAACCGAGGAAATGTTAATAAAAGAATTTAACGAAATGGATACTAAAAATTTAGATGATAAAATGATGGTTGAATTTATTAAATTCTACAACATGACTAAAGATATGGACAAAAGAGAAAAAGAAGGTGTAAAAGGCTTAAAACCTTATGTGGAAAAACTAAAAGCACTAAAAGATTTTTCTGATTTTTCAGGAATAATAAATGAATGGAAATTAAAAGGATTTAGTTTACCTTTTAATATTTCAGTAGAATCTGATATGATGGAAGCAACTAAACATGCCCTATATTTAGATATTCCTAGTATAATTTTACCAGATAAAACATACTATGAAGATACTCACCCTAAAAAAGCAGTTTTATTAGAAAAATATAAAGAGATGCTTTTAAAAATATTAGACCTATATGGTATGGAAAGTGAATATGCTAAAAATATAATTAAAGATACTTTTGAATTTGATAAATTAATATACCCAAATACTAAAACTTCTGTTGAACTAGCAGATTATACTAAAATATACAATCCAAAAGATTTAGGGGAAGTTGAAAAATATACTGACAAGATAAGTTTTACTAAAATATTTAATGATTTATTTGGTTTTGAACCTAAAAAAGTAATAGTTACCCAACCAAATTTCTTTGAAAAATATAGTGAAATAATGAAAGATGAAAATTTTGGACTTATGAAATCTTGGTTAATAGTTAAGTTGATTTTAGGAAATACTAGTATTTTAACTGATGAAATGCGTATAGAAGGTGGAGCTTATTCAAGATTTTTAACAGGAGTAGAAAAGGCTAAAAATATAGAAAAGTATTCATACTATTTTGCGACTGGAATATATGATGATGTAATAAGTATATATTATGGAAATAAATATTTTGGAGAAAAAGCCAAAAAAGATGTACATGATATGGTAGTTAGCATGCTAGAAGTATATAAGAATAGGTTAGCAAAAAATGATTGGCTTAATGAAAAGACTTCAAAAAATGCTATTAAAAAATTAAGTACTTTTGAAATTTTAGTAGGTTATCCTGATAAATATGATGAAGTATACAAAGAATTAATAGTAGATGAAAGTAAAACTTTCTTTGAAAATGTGATAAAATTTAGTGAAATATTAAATAAAAATCATTTTGCAGATTTAGCAAAACCCGTTGATAGAACTAAGTGGCATATGCCATCAAATATGGTAAATGCATATTATTCTCCAACAGGAAACTTAATTTGCTTCCCAGCAGCCATACTTCAAGCACCATTTTATAGTTTATCTCAAACTAAAAGTGAAAACTATGGTGGTATAGGAGCAGTTATAGGTCATGAAATATCACATGCATTTGATAATAATGGGGCTAAATTTGATGAAAAAGGAAACCTTAACGATTGGTGGACTAAAGAAGATTTTGAAATATTTGATAATAAAGCAAAAGCAATGATAGACCAATTTGATGGTATACCATTTGGAAATTCAAAAGTTAATGGAGAATTAACAGTTGCAGAAAATATAGCAGATGCTGGAGGGCTTAGTTGTTCATTAGAAGCATTAAAAAATACAGGAGAAGTTAATTTAGAAGAATTCTTTATTAATTTTGCTAAAATATGGTGTATGAAAGCAAAAGAAGAATATACTGATTTACTTCTTAGTGTAGACGTTCATGCTCCAGCTAAATTAAGAGCTAATATACAACCAAGAAATTTAAAAGAATTTTATGAAGCGTTTGATATTAAAGAGGAAGATGAAATGTATCTTTCTCCTGAGAAAAGAGTTAATATTTGGTAA